A genomic window from Armatimonadota bacterium includes:
- a CDS encoding capsule assembly Wzi family protein, which translates to MGKSGGIWVFLTLALVLTTIGTPFADTRSVPSADRLPLEHWAYDAMLNLAADNLISGLPARLFAGDRLFNRLEMAEIVASAVDNALERKLSASQVALITKLIEEFRPEIAFQNAVVLEKWSNREESGSPNSMVLTGYVRGVAEDDSGGDSLLLIPYRVSALANFSEDMLGACTLSEREDKFFLQRRNDPQPGKIMIKGYGEDFTWEIGRDYFWWGPCYASSLILSDNSAGFWNAGGSKEFSFGPFFGRVKISQFASAFEDEGQTLYLFGRRYERTLSHGWNIGISETAKTGKMPNPLILVLPFYLYQHLFHEVDEEFNTLYSIDFLYAARPSYQIYGELLIDDITSPRIFGGGFERPRKTGWTLGVYLPRMLSKNKLSTFRAEYIYIDRLTYGATREDYPLLAYIHNTEVIGHAIGPNSKALYLRWERSLAEKLSVICEYLDRHEVEAQNPRRNNERAVSFLFTYDISPDKSIGVRLAPYTIRMPDGSRNSGTIYQIRATAAF; encoded by the coding sequence TTGGGCAAATCAGGGGGCATTTGGGTTTTCCTCACCTTAGCGCTAGTTTTAACCACCATCGGGACGCCTTTTGCGGATACTAGGAGCGTCCCTTCTGCCGACCGGTTGCCACTTGAACATTGGGCGTATGATGCGATGCTCAACCTTGCTGCGGACAACTTAATCAGCGGTCTACCTGCACGACTCTTTGCAGGCGACAGGCTTTTCAATCGCCTGGAAATGGCAGAAATTGTCGCATCGGCAGTAGATAATGCGTTGGAACGCAAGCTGAGCGCTAGCCAGGTGGCTTTGATTACCAAGCTGATTGAGGAATTCAGGCCTGAGATTGCTTTTCAAAATGCAGTGGTGCTTGAAAAGTGGTCAAACCGCGAGGAGTCAGGCTCGCCCAATTCAATGGTTTTGACAGGTTATGTGCGCGGCGTTGCAGAGGACGATTCCGGCGGGGATAGCCTTCTTCTTATTCCGTACAGGGTTTCCGCGTTGGCAAACTTTTCTGAGGACATGCTTGGCGCCTGCACGCTTTCAGAGCGAGAGGATAAGTTTTTCCTGCAAAGGCGAAATGACCCCCAGCCTGGAAAAATAATGATTAAGGGCTATGGTGAAGATTTTACATGGGAGATAGGAAGAGACTACTTCTGGTGGGGCCCTTGCTATGCCAGTTCATTGATACTCTCGGACAACAGCGCTGGGTTTTGGAATGCCGGAGGTTCAAAGGAGTTTTCTTTTGGTCCATTCTTTGGTCGAGTAAAAATCAGCCAATTTGCCAGCGCTTTTGAAGACGAGGGGCAGACGCTTTATCTTTTCGGCAGGCGTTATGAAAGGACGCTGTCCCACGGATGGAATATAGGTATCAGCGAAACTGCCAAAACAGGCAAGATGCCAAATCCCTTAATCCTTGTGCTCCCATTTTATCTATATCAGCATTTGTTTCATGAAGTAGATGAAGAGTTTAATACCCTTTATTCCATCGATTTTCTTTACGCAGCCAGACCTTCGTATCAGATATACGGAGAATTATTGATTGATGATATAACATCGCCAAGGATTTTTGGCGGTGGGTTCGAGCGACCTCGGAAAACGGGCTGGACGCTGGGTGTGTATTTGCCTAGAATGCTTTCAAAAAATAAGCTCTCAACGTTCAGGGCAGAATATATCTACATAGACCGACTTACCTATGGTGCGACGCGTGAAGATTATCCATTGCTTGCATATATCCACAACACTGAGGTAATAGGACATGCGATTGGCCCGAATTCGAAAGCCCTATACCTTCGCTGGGAGCGAAGCTTAGCCGAGAAGCTGAGCGTAATATGTGAGTATTTGGATAGACATGAGGTTGAAGCGCAAAATCCGCGTAGGAACAATGAAAGAGCTGTGTCATTCCTATTTACTTACGATATTTCGCCTGACAAGTCAATTGGAGTAAGATTAGCTCCTTATACTATAAGGATGCCTGATGGTAGCCGAAATTCCGGGACTATCTACCAAATACGGGCAACTGCTGCATTTTAA